The following coding sequences are from one Epilithonimonas vandammei window:
- the rpmI gene encoding 50S ribosomal protein L35, with protein MPKLKTKSGAKKRFALTGTGKIKRKNAFKSHILTKKETKQKRNLTQTSYVAAVDTKSVLRQLAIK; from the coding sequence ATGCCAAAATTAAAAACGAAATCAGGTGCTAAAAAGCGTTTTGCTCTTACCGGAACAGGCAAGATCAAAAGAAAGAATGCTTTCAAAAGCCACATCTTGACAAAGAAAGAAACTAAGCAAAAGAGAAATCTAACGCAAACTTCTTACGTTGCTGCTGTGGACACGAAAAGTGTTTTAAGACAATTAGCAATTAAGTAG
- the rplT gene encoding 50S ribosomal protein L20, whose translation MPRSVNAVASRARRKKVLKQAKGFFGRRKNVWTVAKNAVEKAMQYAYRGRKEKKRNFRSLWVTRINAGAREHGLSYSQFMGALKKNNIELNRKVLADLAMNHPEAFKAVVDQVK comes from the coding sequence ATGCCAAGATCAGTAAACGCTGTAGCGTCTAGAGCGCGCAGAAAAAAAGTACTTAAGCAAGCTAAAGGTTTTTTCGGTAGAAGAAAGAACGTTTGGACTGTAGCTAAAAACGCGGTAGAAAAAGCAATGCAATATGCTTACCGTGGTAGAAAAGAGAAGAAAAGAAACTTCAGAAGCCTTTGGGTAACTCGTATCAATGCGGGTGCTAGAGAGCACGGATTATCTTACTCTCAGTTTATGGGAGCTCTTAAGAAAAACAACATCGAGCTAAACAGAAAAGTTCTTGCAGACCTTGCAATGAACCACCCTGAAGCTTTTAAAGCTGTTGTAGATCAAGTAAAATAA
- the infC gene encoding translation initiation factor IF-3, with the protein MRRPVQEDIHQINEKIRAKEVRLVGDNVEPGVYPLAKALEIAREQELDLVVISDKAEPYISRILDYKKFLYEQKKKTKELKAKQVKVVVKEIRFGPQTDDHDYEFKKKHAEKFLEEGSKLKTYVFFKGRSIIFKDQGEILLLKLAQDLEHVGKVDQLPKLEGKRMIMMMSPKKPAK; encoded by the coding sequence ATGCGCCGACCTGTTCAGGAAGATATACATCAGATTAATGAAAAAATCCGGGCAAAAGAAGTTCGTCTTGTGGGCGACAATGTAGAGCCTGGCGTTTATCCATTAGCCAAAGCTTTAGAAATTGCAAGAGAGCAAGAATTAGATCTTGTAGTAATCTCGGACAAAGCAGAACCTTACATTTCTCGTATCCTGGATTATAAAAAATTCTTGTACGAGCAAAAGAAGAAAACCAAAGAACTAAAAGCGAAGCAAGTAAAAGTAGTTGTTAAGGAGATTAGATTCGGTCCTCAAACCGATGACCACGATTACGAATTCAAGAAAAAGCACGCTGAAAAATTCTTGGAAGAAGGTTCTAAACTGAAGACTTATGTTTTCTTCAAAGGACGTTCTATTATCTTCAAAGATCAAGGAGAAATTCTTCTTTTGAAGCTTGCTCAAGATTTGGAACACGTTGGAAAAGTTGACCAACTTCCTAAGCTTGAAGGAAAAAGAATGATTATGATGATGAGCCCTAAGAAGCCTGCAAAATAA